The Flammeovirga pectinis genomic interval AAAAAAGATTAGTTGATGTTCCTAATACTCATGAGTTCTATGTTCCAAAAAAACTTATTGACTTATATAAGGATAAAGACTACGGTCAGTACGCAGAAGATGGTAAAATGGTGGTTTGTATAACAGGCTCAAACCATACAACTGGTGGAAACTCCGGGTCACCTGTAATCAATGCAGAAGGACAACTTATAGGTATCAATTTTGATAGAACTTGGGAATCAACAATGTCAGACTTAATGTTTGATCCCGTAAAATGTAGAAATATCATTGTTGATATTCGTTACGTCTTATTTGTTGTTGATAAATACGGTGAATGTAGTCGATTGATTGATGAAATGACAATCGTGAAAAACTAATTCAGGACGAGACACAATACATAAAAAAAAGCCTTATTTCAAATTCGAAATAAGGCTTTTTTTTTACATTTCATCTAATTGATATAATTTATATTTTTCAATTAAATCAATAATTTTTTTACTGTATTCTGGATCTGTTGCGTAACCACATTTTGATAATCCCTTTGCCCATGCTTCATAATCATAAATTGGAAGCTCAAAAAGTGATTCATACCATTTTCTAGCAGTTAGAAACTCTCCATGATCAAAATAAGAATCTAATACTGAATTGTATACCCGGAAGCATTCAGCATCTGCATCATCATCATGAGTTGTTGTTTCTCCTTTCCATTGAGCATGACATTTAATACCAAAATGATTATTTGATTTCATTGCCAATTCTCCCTCTCCAAAACCTGATTCCAAAATACCTTGAGCAATCGTTATACTTGCTGGTACTTGGTACTTCTTCATAGTTTGTACAGCATAGTATCCATATTTTTCTATGTATGCTGTAACTCTATCTTCTGCGGGTTTAATAAAAGAAAAACATGATGAAAGGTTAAAGAATAAAATCGTTAATAAAAGGAATAATTTAATTTTCATGTTTTAGGTTCGACTATACTTATAAGGTTATTTGTATTAATAGTAATACAGTTTAAAGTACATATAAGTCGAAATAATTATTCCTTATTAACAAGATAAAATTATTCTTCTAATTTTAATCTTTCCGTTATTTCTGCTATCGCCTTCTCTTCATCATCATTAATTCCTTCAGAAGCTTCTGCAAACAAAGTTAGAATATCAAGTATATCTTCTTTTTCATCATCATTTTCTTCCAAATAATTTGCTAAAGTATCTAAGAAAGGATCTTTCCACTGCTCAAGTGTTTTTATCAAATACTCTAGCTCATTAAAATATACTTTTTGTAAATTTTCTAATTCAGATCTTGTTAAAGAGCTTTTATAGCCTTCTGCCATAAATTTTGATAAGTATTTTACAAATACCCACTCTTCTTCATCTACAATACCATCAGAAGCAACAATTAGCAAACAAGGGAAATAGGTAAATAAAGTTTGAAAATGTAAACGCGATAATTCTATCTGATTTGATGCGTTATATTTTTTGTAAAGTTCTTCTGTATTAAGATGCAAACTCATAGTTATTTTTTAAAATTCAATCAATGTCAGTTAATGCTTTCTTATTTTTCTAGGGCATTCGCTTCAAGTAATGTAATTTTGTTCTTTAAAGTCAAAGAACAAAAAAATGAGCGGAATAATCCTAGCTATAGAATCATCTTGCGATGAAACATCAGCATCAGTAGTTAAAAATGGTACTGTTTTAAGTAATATAGTTTCTACACAAGAAGTACACCAAAAATATGGAGGTGTAGTTCCTGAATTAGCATCTAGGGCGCATCAAAAAAATATTTTACCCGTAGTTAGCGAAGCATTAAAAGGTGCAGGAATAAAAAAAACTGATCTTGATGCTGTAGCTTTTACTAAAGGACCTGGACTGTTAGGTGCATTGTTGGTAGGTACTTCTTTTGCTAAAGGTATGGCTATGGCATTAGATATTCCATTAATTGGAGTAAACCACATGCAAGCTCATATTCTTGCTCACTTTATTGAAAGTCCAAAACCTAAGTTTCCATTTTTATGCTTAACTGTAAGTGGAGGACACACACAGTTAGTTGTTGTGAAATCTCCCCTTGAAATGGAAGTTATTGGTGAGACTATTGATGATGCTGTTGGTGAAGCCTTTGATAAAACAGCTAAAATTATGGGTTTAGATTATCCTGGAGGACCACTCATAGATAAATTTGCTAAAGATGGTGATCCATTAAAATTTAAATTCCCAAATGTCAATATTCCAGATTATAATTTCTCTTTTAGCGGTATAAAAACTGCTTTTTTAAATTTCCTTAGAAAAGAAACACAAAAAGATGCCGATTTTATTGAAAAGAATAAAGCTGATTTATGTGCTAGTATTCAATTTACGCTGATACGTATTTTAATGAAAAAGCTTACCAAGGCAGCCAATGAATTAAATATAAAAGAAATTGGTATTGCAGGTGGTGTTTCTGCGAACTCTGGCTTAAGAAGTACGTTAAAAGAAGAAGGTGAAAAATTGGGTTGGAATGTGTTTGTTCCAGAATTTGAACATTGTACAGATAACGCAGCAATGATTGCAATGGCTGCACATTACCAATATGAGGGTAAAGATTTTGAAAAACTTTCTACCTCTCCAAATCCTCGTTTAAAATTTACTGGATCAAGATAAAACAAATTTCTCTATGGGTCTAATTGTTGTTGCTCTCGCATTTATTACTGCCATTGGATTGGGTATATTCTTTAGTGTTCAATCTAAAAATAAAGGTATTGATACATCTAACCGTTCCTTTTTAACTGACGCTAATGTTATAAAGTTAGCATCAGAAAAAAAAGAAGGAATAAGTGTTGCAGCTCTTTGTCTTCATTCAAATGCCAACGCAAAAGATGCTAAACAGAAATTAGAAGACCTTAGAGAACAAGGAATTCTCTATTTAAGTATAGAAGAAAATGGAACAGAAAAATATTTAATAAGTGACATATCACTTTTAGATCATAAAAAATAAACCTTCTTAGGGGTTAACTTTTGTTAAACCTTTTGTTGAGATATTTACTATACAAATAAATTATATTGATATAAGGTATTAAATGGAGTTTTTATCTCCTTTAGTCCATATATGAAAATGAAAAATGGAAAGTCTTTTGAATACAATTTCAAAAGACTTTTTTGTTTACAAAAGCATTTTACATATTTGTGCTATGGAATCAATACTAGCATTTATACATTGGGATGTCAACCCAGAAATACTTCCAGGAATACTTCCTGTAAGATGGTATGGTTTACTTTTTTCATTAGGGTTTTTTATTGGTACATGGATAATGGCCAAAATCTTCGTGAATGAGAACCGACCAGAATCTGACGCAGATGCCATTTTAATTTATATGGTTGTTGCTACAATAATAGGAGCACGATTAGGGCATGTTTTATTTTATCAACCTGATTATTATTTACAACATCCACTTGAAGTTCTTCAAATTTGGAAAGGAGGATTAGCAAGTCACGGTGGTGCAATTGGTATTATCATCGCTCTTTATTTATATAGTAGTAAGAGACCTGACCAGCCTTGGTTATGGATATTAGACCGTATTGTAATTCCTGTAGCTTTAGCAGGTTGTTTTATACGTTTTGGTAACCTAATGAACTCAGAAATTATTGGAAGACCAACTGATGTACCTTGGGCATTTATTTTTGAACGTGCTTATGTTGCAGATCCGTTGACACCTCGTCATCCTGCTCAGTTGTATGAATCTATCACATACCTTATAATATTCTTTATTCTAGGTACTATTTATAAAAAGAAGGGACACAAGTTACCTCAAGGTATATTATTCGGACTATTCTTAATATTAGTATTCGGAATGCGCTTTGTTTGGGAATTCTTTAAAGAAGATCAAGTAGCATTCGAAGCAACTATGGAATTAAATATGGGGCAATGGTTGAGTATTCCTGCTGTATTAGGAGGACTCTTCTTCTTTGTTAGATCACTAGGAAAAGCAGGTACTCCACCTCCATTTCCAGAAGTTAATCCCAACGAAGATAAACTGAAGAAATAAAAAAAATCCTTGATTAATAAATTCATTAATCAAGGATTTTTTCTTTATAAACGATTAGTCATTTAAAATCTATTTTTCAATATCAATATTAAATAACTCCGAAATCATTTGCCCCATTTTCTCCCCTTCCTTTTTGTCTGCACTTGCAGATGCTTTTAATTGAAGCACAGGAACTTTCATTATCTTATTTAATAAGTTCTTTGTAATCTTATCAACTTGTTTCTGTTCCTTCAAACTTAGTTGCCCTTGATATTTTAGAACTTCTTTTTCTCTTATTGATTCAAGTGTATTCTTTAATCCTTTAATTATAGGAGAATACTCCATTTCTTTAGAACGCTTATTGAATTCAACTAAAGAATCTTGAATTATAGCTTCTACCTTAGGAATAGAATTTAATCTACGCTCTAACGCTTTATCGGCTCTTGCATTTATATCGTCTACTGTGTAAACTAATACACCAGGAATTTTATCTACATCTTCTGCTACAGACCTAGGTACAGAAAGATCTAAGAAACATTTAAAAGCTAGAATATCTAAATCTTTAACATTATCAACATTAAAGTAATCTGCTATTGGTAGAGAAGATATAATCACGTCTGCTTCTTTTGCAGCATGCCATAACTCCTCAAAAGCTCTAATATTATACCCTGTGTCTTCTGCTAGTTCTTCTGCAACACTTAATGTTCTATTCATTATCGTTACATCAGAAATATCTGTATTCTGAAGGTTCCTAACAGCGTCTGTTCCAATTTCTCCAAGCCCAACAACTAAAACCTTCGGGTCAGTTATATCAAGCGTTAGCTCATCAATCATTTCTACTGCAGCATAAGAAACAGAAGCCGCTCCATCTCTAAATTCAGTTTCTATCTGAACACGCTTATTTGCATTGAAAATTGTATGCATTAAACGATGCAGATACTGACCAGCCATATTATAGTCGGCCGTCCATTGGTAAGCTCTTTTAACTTGATTCGAGATTTGAATATCACCTACAACTTGAGCTTCTAAACCAAGTGCAACACGAAATAAATGATTCTGCACTTGAAGAGGATCGCAATCAGACTCAAAATACTTTACGGCTTCCTTGATGTCAACACCTTTCTTATTACTTATTTTCTGAATAATATCAACAGACATGTCCTCATCAGATACATAAAATGCTTCTGTTCTGTTACAAGTCGACACAAATAATAACTCATTAATACGATCATCCGATTGATAATCTTTCAATAACTCTTCACATTCTTGCTGAGTTAATGAAAACTTACCACGGACGTCTATTGGCGTATTTTTATATGATAATCTTACTTCTTTGAAATCTTTCATCGTATTATTCAGAAAGTAAATAGATGAGATAGTGTTAATCTCCTAAATACAAATGTACAACTGTTTTTAAGAAAATGGTAACTCCTTAAATTTGATTACCAATTTATATTATAAATCAAGCTGTTAGGGTAAAAATCTAAGGCTATAAATGCAAAACTTTGTTTAGACATTAGCTGTTTTAATTGTTGACCTTTTAAAGATCCATCAACACAAAGTCCATTAAAATTCCATGTCGATTTTGTTTGTTCATCAATAAAATGATTGCCTTCTGAAGAAAATGTTAATAGTCTCCCATCATGAAATGAAGAATACGCAGCCATTGAACCCGATTTGTCATTATTTTTAATTTCTCTACCTCCTAGCATTGCAGTTGAGTTCCCTTCATAAAAAACCACAACATACATATCCATCGGTAAATCATTGAGTACTTTACGTTGTTGTAAATCTTCTAAAGGATAAATTATATGGTTTCCACGTAATTCAACTAATACAACTGTTTCCATTGGCATTAGCTTTTCGCTAGGCATATAATTTAAATAAAGAGGCTTTTCTGTTAAAACATTATCATATTTATAATAAGGATTGATACCATAAGGTAATTGCTCATCTTTTACATTATCTCTGATAACCAAACCATACTTACAGTTTTCGTAAAAGTCTCCCATTGTCATTCTAAGAGAAGGTATTTGTTTTAACTCTGTTCCTAAAAAATGACCAACTTTAGCCGTACCATTATATTGTTGCCACCACGATTCCGTTTGCTGATCATAAAGAATAATATTACTCTTTCTAATCATGCCAGAAGGTTTAAGTAACAATTCTCTTTGTACCCCTCTATGTGTAAAACGGCGTTCATAAACTATTACTGCATCTGTAAAGGGACAGTAGGTAACTGCTATTGGCATTCCTCCAATTCTATCATTAATTACTTGATGGAATATTAGAAACTCTAGAGGGTATGCCTTGTACTCTCTACCAGCACTTACAACAACAACATTTTCGTTATTATTATAATATTCTTTTGACGTTTCTTCGTTATAAAAACGAGGGTTATCTATACTCTGAAAAGCTGATCTAGGCGTTAAGGCCTCAAACTCATAAAGTGAAATTGTTGTTCTGTTCAAGTCAGTAGTCCAATCATCTTTCACCCCAACTCTACTCAGCTGCGCATAGCCTTGTAACACAAACCCTATTACTAATACCGAGAGACTGATTATTCTCTTCATTATTTCCTTTTATCAAAAAATTATTAGGTTCTCTTAAACAGCATAAATTTAAGAAAAAGAACTCACTTTATATTGTTTATCTTATTCTATTTGGTGTTTCTCTTCCTTTAACAATTGGTTCGATACCAACTATAATACCTTTCGTTACCTCAACAACATTATTATAATTAATAGTTGATGGTTCATCATTAACGGTATGGTAAAAAGAATCAAAATCTATATCTGTAGAAGATACTGTATGAGCTGGTACTCCCTTTGCTGCAAAAGGTGCATTATCTGAACGCATAAAAAGATTGAGATCTTCATAAGGATCAGCAAAAAACTTAAATTTCACTTTCCTATTTGCCAATACATTACCTGACATTATTTTACCCAATGATGATTTATTATAACCTGTTATATATGCCTTTCTTTTACCATTTGCAGAAGTTTTACCTATCATTTCAATATTGACCATTGCAACAATATTCTTTAACTCCTCTTCAGTCATTTTACTAGCCATATAAGTGGACCCTACTAAACCAAGCTCTTCTGCTGTGAATGTTGTAAACAGTAAAGTTCTTTTATTAATATTTTTTCTTTTCGCAAAATAAGATGCTATTTGGATTACTGCAGATACGCCAGATGCATTATCATCTGCTCCATTTGCTATTGAATCTCCTTGGATAGTTTTTAAAATTCCTAAATGATCATGGTGTGCTGAAATCATTACCGTTTGCTCTGTGGCTCCTTTCAACTTAGCCATAACATTTCTCATTTCGACTTTTTCAACATCCTGAGAAAAATCAATAACTATTTTCTTAAATTTTGCTCTAATTGTTGGATTATCTTTTACCCAAATAATTCTTTGAGGAGAAGCAATACTTTCTTGATAAGGTTTTCTTACTTCCGATGCAATCAACTGAGATAATGATATTAGATGTTCCTTAGATTTTACCCAAACGAATGTCAATTGATCTGAAGAAATAAGTTGTTTTCTAAATTCTTGAAAAGATGTTCCTTCTGGGATTTCTTTTACAGCAATATCCTTAAGTTTCTTAGAATAGATAGATTCTACATTTGTATCAACAAAAAAATCACCTTCGCTAATTGGTAATTTATTTAATGATAATGCGTTCTTTTCAACAACTTTAGAATATTTAGTCAATACTTGGAAATAAGTTCCATTATCTCCTGCAGGTGTTAAGCCTAACTTTTTAAATTCATTACTGATAAAATCTGTTGCTATATGTTCCCCTTCACTCCCTGCAAGGCGACCTCTTAAAATATCACTTGAAAGAGAATCAATTATATATTTTGTTGTTTGAACTGATATTTGAGCATAAACATTAGAATTTGAAATGCTTATCAAAACAATAAAAAGCAATACGAAAGTTTGTACTATTCTCATGAACTATGAAGATATGTTTAGAAATTCCCTAATGATTTCAATTATTAGAAACTTTTTAAGGGGGTTTATGTATTTAAGTAGTGTGACACAATTCGGCTATGAATTGCTTTTAATGATAAAAGTAAAATAATTTTTACTGAAAATCTAAGTCTACAACTATGAAAGAAAACACTACAGAAGTGGAAAATCTTTTTAATCAATTAAAAGATGCCACTGATAAAGATACAATATTAGATATAGAAAATTCAATATTACAGTTATGGCAAAAAACTGATGATCCATTTTTAAATGATATCATTGCCTTAGGTGTTGAACAAATGTCTAACGAAAGATACAAGGACGCTATTGCAACTTTTTCTCATGCTTTGATATTTAATAAAGAGTGTGCTGAAATTTTTAATAAAAGAGCAATTTCTTATTACATGCGTGGTGAATTTAATAACGCCATCAAAGATCTTAAAAAGGTACTAGAATTAGAACCTAGGCACTTTGCTGCTATGTCTGGACTTTCAACAATTTATAAAGAATTGAAATTAGAAAAGCATACATTGGCAATGTTACACAAACTGTTATTGATTGTTCCTAATAAGAAAGGGTTAACATCTCAGGCAAAAAGTCTAAGAAAAAAAATTAAGAGTAACTAATTTACAAATTGTAAATCTCTTTTTCTTTGACTTGGATCTGGAGCTTCTGGTGGTAATATAAATACGCCTGGAGGTAGATCTAAATCAGGGTCTTTAGGTTCTTGAGGCCAACCTCCGTTATTATCGTTATCGTCATCATCTTTATCGAATGTAGAACTACCTGGATTGTCTGTTATTAGAAATGTTTTATAAAAAGACCAAATAGCTAGTCCTATAGATAAATACATAAGTAACAGTAAGATATGGATATTCTGCATGACAATGATAGTTGATAATTTATAAAGAGTATTATTTGTACTTAATTTAAAAATAAAAATAATTCGTTATATAAACAAAGAGGTACCCACATGAGTACCTCTTTTTTAATGTATTTTATTTTAAATAGAATCTTTTTTCTTCTATATATTCATTTAATTTGTCGAGTTCTTCTTTTACGGTAATCTCTTCTAAGTTTTCTTCTACTAAAGATGCTCCAACTCGTTTATCAATAACTTTTAGTACTTTATATTTTCTCCAAATTGGTGTTTTTTTCACATCAATTACATCCCTTTCTGTTACTTTTTGAGAAGGTTTTGGCATTTTTCCGTTTAAAAGTACTTCTTCTTTTTTACAAGCATCTGTGGCTAGAGATCTCGTTTTAAAAACTCTAACGCACCATAAATATTTATCTATTCTCATCTCATTTTAGGTTAAATTAATTTGGATACTTAACTTCTAATAGAGTGCCTTTCTCATAAATTTCTTCTCTCTCCAATACTCCATTTTTATCAAAATATTTCCAAGAATTTAATTTCTTGTCTTTGTATTGTTTCCCTGAAGCTCTTAACTGACCATTATCATAGTATTGTTTTACAACTCCATAAATATAGCCTTTATCATAAGGTGTTTCTTTCAAAGTAGTTTTACCATCTTCAAAATATTCTATTCTAATTCCAACAAGGCGTCCTTTTCTATATCGTTCTTTTGTTAGAATAATACCATCATGATTATAAATAAAAGCCTCACCTTCTTCAAAACCATTACTGTATTGCTTCTTGGTTTTAACTTTTCCATCAGAATAATATGTTTTCCAAGTTCCTGATTTTAACTTTTTAGCATACTGTCCTTCTACTTTCAATACTTTGGTATCAAAAAATTCTTTAAATGTATAAGCTGAAGGATTTTTAGCATAAACCTCTAAAATCTCCAACGTTTCACCATCAGTAAAGAACGTTTTTTGTTCGCCCTTTTTCAGTCCTTTTTGATAATTAAAAAACTCCTTCAAATTACCATTATCGTAAAATACTTTAGTAATACCATGCATTTTACCAGATTGCATATGCCCTTCTTTTAAAAGAGTTCCACTTTCATTAAACTCTCTAAATATCCCTTTTTGCTCTTTACCTAAAGCCGTAATCATTTCAGCTTTTAATTGACCTGATTCGTA includes:
- a CDS encoding glycoside hydrolase family 73 protein gives rise to the protein MKIKLFLLLTILFFNLSSCFSFIKPAEDRVTAYIEKYGYYAVQTMKKYQVPASITIAQGILESGFGEGELAMKSNNHFGIKCHAQWKGETTTHDDDADAECFRVYNSVLDSYFDHGEFLTARKWYESLFELPIYDYEAWAKGLSKCGYATDPEYSKKIIDLIEKYKLYQLDEM
- the tsaD gene encoding tRNA (adenosine(37)-N6)-threonylcarbamoyltransferase complex transferase subunit TsaD — protein: MSGIILAIESSCDETSASVVKNGTVLSNIVSTQEVHQKYGGVVPELASRAHQKNILPVVSEALKGAGIKKTDLDAVAFTKGPGLLGALLVGTSFAKGMAMALDIPLIGVNHMQAHILAHFIESPKPKFPFLCLTVSGGHTQLVVVKSPLEMEVIGETIDDAVGEAFDKTAKIMGLDYPGGPLIDKFAKDGDPLKFKFPNVNIPDYNFSFSGIKTAFLNFLRKETQKDADFIEKNKADLCASIQFTLIRILMKKLTKAANELNIKEIGIAGGVSANSGLRSTLKEEGEKLGWNVFVPEFEHCTDNAAMIAMAAHYQYEGKDFEKLSTSPNPRLKFTGSR
- the lgt gene encoding prolipoprotein diacylglyceryl transferase; amino-acid sequence: MESILAFIHWDVNPEILPGILPVRWYGLLFSLGFFIGTWIMAKIFVNENRPESDADAILIYMVVATIIGARLGHVLFYQPDYYLQHPLEVLQIWKGGLASHGGAIGIIIALYLYSSKRPDQPWLWILDRIVIPVALAGCFIRFGNLMNSEIIGRPTDVPWAFIFERAYVADPLTPRHPAQLYESITYLIIFFILGTIYKKKGHKLPQGILFGLFLILVFGMRFVWEFFKEDQVAFEATMELNMGQWLSIPAVLGGLFFFVRSLGKAGTPPPFPEVNPNEDKLKK
- the hemA gene encoding glutamyl-tRNA reductase, with translation MKDFKEVRLSYKNTPIDVRGKFSLTQQECEELLKDYQSDDRINELLFVSTCNRTEAFYVSDEDMSVDIIQKISNKKGVDIKEAVKYFESDCDPLQVQNHLFRVALGLEAQVVGDIQISNQVKRAYQWTADYNMAGQYLHRLMHTIFNANKRVQIETEFRDGAASVSYAAVEMIDELTLDITDPKVLVVGLGEIGTDAVRNLQNTDISDVTIMNRTLSVAEELAEDTGYNIRAFEELWHAAKEADVIISSLPIADYFNVDNVKDLDILAFKCFLDLSVPRSVAEDVDKIPGVLVYTVDDINARADKALERRLNSIPKVEAIIQDSLVEFNKRSKEMEYSPIIKGLKNTLESIREKEVLKYQGQLSLKEQKQVDKITKNLLNKIMKVPVLQLKASASADKKEGEKMGQMISELFNIDIEK
- a CDS encoding DUF3179 domain-containing (seleno)protein, translated to MKRIISLSVLVIGFVLQGYAQLSRVGVKDDWTTDLNRTTISLYEFEALTPRSAFQSIDNPRFYNEETSKEYYNNNENVVVVSAGREYKAYPLEFLIFHQVINDRIGGMPIAVTYCPFTDAVIVYERRFTHRGVQRELLLKPSGMIRKSNIILYDQQTESWWQQYNGTAKVGHFLGTELKQIPSLRMTMGDFYENCKYGLVIRDNVKDEQLPYGINPYYKYDNVLTEKPLYLNYMPSEKLMPMETVVLVELRGNHIIYPLEDLQQRKVLNDLPMDMYVVVFYEGNSTAMLGGREIKNNDKSGSMAAYSSFHDGRLLTFSSEGNHFIDEQTKSTWNFNGLCVDGSLKGQQLKQLMSKQSFAFIALDFYPNSLIYNINW
- a CDS encoding M28 family metallopeptidase: MRIVQTFVLLFIVLISISNSNVYAQISVQTTKYIIDSLSSDILRGRLAGSEGEHIATDFISNEFKKLGLTPAGDNGTYFQVLTKYSKVVEKNALSLNKLPISEGDFFVDTNVESIYSKKLKDIAVKEIPEGTSFQEFRKQLISSDQLTFVWVKSKEHLISLSQLIASEVRKPYQESIASPQRIIWVKDNPTIRAKFKKIVIDFSQDVEKVEMRNVMAKLKGATEQTVMISAHHDHLGILKTIQGDSIANGADDNASGVSAVIQIASYFAKRKNINKRTLLFTTFTAEELGLVGSTYMASKMTEEELKNIVAMVNIEMIGKTSANGKRKAYITGYNKSSLGKIMSGNVLANRKVKFKFFADPYEDLNLFMRSDNAPFAAKGVPAHTVSSTDIDFDSFYHTVNDEPSTINYNNVVEVTKGIIVGIEPIVKGRETPNRIR
- a CDS encoding tetratricopeptide repeat protein; translation: MKENTTEVENLFNQLKDATDKDTILDIENSILQLWQKTDDPFLNDIIALGVEQMSNERYKDAIATFSHALIFNKECAEIFNKRAISYYMRGEFNNAIKDLKKVLELEPRHFAAMSGLSTIYKELKLEKHTLAMLHKLLLIVPNKKGLTSQAKSLRKKIKSN
- a CDS encoding RNA-binding S4 domain-containing protein, which encodes MRIDKYLWCVRVFKTRSLATDACKKEEVLLNGKMPKPSQKVTERDVIDVKKTPIWRKYKVLKVIDKRVGASLVEENLEEITVKEELDKLNEYIEEKRFYLK